A portion of the Acidobacteriota bacterium genome contains these proteins:
- a CDS encoding glycosyl hydrolase — MMKRLLGCVATAAFVAVFWSTGVPAAGAGQAQAPGLSADALSALAFRSLPTNVVTGRVQDIEIDPKNPSVWYVATAFGGLWKTVNRGITFEPIFDNYPAHNMCCVVVDPKDSNVVWLGTGENASQRSAHFGDGLYKSTDAGKTWARSGLAASEHIGKILVDPTNSNIVWVAAQGPLFSAGGERGVYKTTDGGATWTRSLHVNDTTGFTDLAFDPRNPNTLFAGTYQRMRHVGQMIGGGPDGGVFKTTDGGRTWNKLTKGLPPGEVGRIALATDPKKPGRVYALIDAKVFTPAGGRGGRGGRGGDPAGAQGAAGAAGAAGAQPPVAAPAPPPEPPLNPATEADGRGFYKSDDNGVTWERMSRERGGGPAYYSEIYVDPRHADTVWMINTNMQWTKDAGKTFTNVGIERGSGAFAVHVDHHEVVFDPTDRNHIIIGNDGGVYETYDDGQSWRMFTNLPVTQFYKVGIGNEKPFYSVCGGTQDNFSMCGPSGTFHVLGIRTSDWYHIAGGDGFQAWPDPENPNFVYAQSQNGGLSRYDRRTGRGQSIRPPAGGTLAAGAGGGAGGGRGGAGGDRTNWDAPYMISPHLSTRLYWGSNFLYRTDDRGASWARVSPDLTRNLDAREIPIMGKQWPADSIAFLESTTTLSTIVAVDESPLLAGLLYVGTDDGLFQVSENGGKTWRRVETFPGVPKWTYVSDVFASPLDVNTVFVTLNNWQTGDYKPYIVKSTDRGQTFTNISANLPAKNNLWAVIQDHVNPNLLFVGTEFGVFTSVNGGAQWVQLKGGLPTTQVRDMQVQKRENDLVLGTFGRSFYILDDYSPLREITPEALAEDARLYPVKNPWLVTLGGIAQDGSAGLATMGGNFASPNTPVGANFAYSVGQAIPDGTNLVLTITDARGQQVRRMQVDKAQGLRRVLWNMRADQAAGGGPGAGRGGAPGGGAPPQFAGRGGGAGGALVAAGTYHAQLGKQVGDTVTPVGPMQTFRVLEIE, encoded by the coding sequence ATGATGAAACGACTTTTGGGATGTGTTGCCACAGCAGCATTCGTGGCCGTGTTTTGGAGCACCGGCGTACCTGCGGCCGGCGCCGGTCAGGCACAGGCGCCGGGCCTGTCCGCCGATGCCCTCAGCGCGCTCGCGTTCCGCAGTCTGCCCACGAACGTGGTCACCGGCCGCGTTCAGGATATTGAGATCGACCCGAAGAATCCCAGCGTCTGGTACGTCGCCACCGCGTTTGGTGGGCTGTGGAAGACGGTCAACCGGGGCATCACGTTTGAGCCGATCTTCGATAACTACCCGGCGCACAACATGTGCTGCGTGGTGGTGGACCCGAAGGATTCCAATGTGGTGTGGTTGGGCACGGGCGAAAACGCCAGCCAGCGTTCCGCCCACTTTGGCGATGGCCTCTACAAGTCTACCGACGCCGGAAAGACCTGGGCGCGGTCGGGGCTCGCAGCCTCCGAGCACATCGGCAAGATTCTGGTGGATCCCACTAACTCCAACATCGTCTGGGTCGCAGCACAGGGACCGCTGTTCTCTGCGGGGGGCGAGCGCGGCGTCTACAAGACCACGGACGGTGGGGCCACATGGACCCGTTCGCTCCACGTGAACGACACGACGGGGTTCACCGACCTCGCGTTTGATCCGAGAAATCCCAACACCCTGTTCGCCGGCACGTACCAGCGCATGCGTCATGTCGGCCAGATGATTGGCGGCGGACCGGATGGTGGCGTGTTCAAGACCACCGACGGTGGCCGGACCTGGAACAAACTGACCAAGGGCCTGCCGCCTGGCGAAGTGGGCCGCATCGCGCTCGCGACCGACCCGAAGAAGCCGGGACGCGTCTACGCGCTCATCGATGCCAAGGTCTTTACGCCCGCCGGAGGCCGCGGCGGGCGCGGTGGACGTGGTGGTGACCCGGCAGGTGCTCAGGGCGCGGCCGGGGCAGCGGGGGCCGCTGGCGCCCAGCCGCCGGTCGCCGCTCCGGCACCGCCGCCGGAGCCGCCGCTGAATCCGGCGACCGAAGCCGATGGTCGCGGCTTTTACAAGTCCGACGACAACGGCGTGACCTGGGAGCGCATGTCGCGCGAACGCGGCGGTGGACCGGCGTACTACTCGGAGATCTACGTCGATCCGCGTCACGCCGACACCGTGTGGATGATCAACACCAACATGCAGTGGACCAAGGACGCCGGCAAGACGTTCACCAACGTGGGCATCGAGCGCGGCTCGGGTGCCTTTGCCGTGCACGTCGACCATCACGAGGTGGTCTTCGACCCGACCGACCGCAATCACATCATCATCGGCAACGACGGTGGTGTCTACGAAACGTACGACGATGGCCAGTCGTGGCGCATGTTCACGAACCTGCCCGTCACGCAGTTCTACAAAGTCGGCATTGGCAACGAGAAGCCGTTTTACTCGGTCTGCGGCGGCACGCAGGATAACTTCTCCATGTGCGGCCCGTCGGGTACGTTCCACGTCCTGGGCATCCGCACGAGCGACTGGTATCACATCGCCGGCGGCGACGGCTTCCAGGCGTGGCCCGATCCGGAAAACCCGAACTTCGTCTACGCCCAGTCCCAGAACGGTGGGTTGTCGCGCTACGACCGGCGCACCGGACGCGGACAGAGCATTCGTCCTCCGGCGGGCGGCACACTGGCGGCAGGCGCCGGTGGCGGAGCCGGAGGCGGGCGCGGGGGGGCAGGCGGCGACCGGACCAACTGGGATGCGCCCTACATGATCAGCCCTCACCTGAGCACGCGGCTCTATTGGGGCAGCAACTTCCTCTATCGGACCGACGATCGCGGCGCGAGCTGGGCGCGTGTCAGTCCTGATCTGACCCGGAACCTGGATGCGCGGGAAATCCCGATCATGGGCAAGCAGTGGCCCGCAGATTCCATCGCATTCCTCGAGTCGACGACCACGCTGAGCACGATTGTGGCGGTGGATGAGTCACCGTTGCTGGCTGGCCTGCTTTATGTCGGGACCGACGACGGGCTCTTTCAGGTCAGCGAAAACGGTGGCAAGACCTGGCGCAGGGTGGAGACGTTCCCGGGCGTGCCGAAGTGGACCTACGTGAGCGACGTCTTCGCGTCGCCCCTCGACGTCAATACGGTGTTTGTCACGCTCAATAACTGGCAGACCGGCGACTACAAGCCGTACATCGTCAAGAGCACCGACCGCGGGCAGACGTTCACGAACATTTCGGCGAACCTCCCGGCCAAGAACAATCTGTGGGCCGTGATTCAGGATCACGTGAATCCGAACCTGCTCTTTGTGGGCACAGAGTTCGGCGTGTTCACGTCGGTGAATGGCGGCGCACAGTGGGTGCAGCTCAAGGGTGGACTGCCGACCACGCAGGTGCGCGACATGCAGGTGCAGAAGCGCGAGAACGATCTGGTGCTCGGCACGTTTGGCCGGAGCTTCTACATCCTCGACGACTACAGTCCGCTGCGTGAAATCACTCCGGAGGCCCTGGCCGAAGACGCGCGGCTGTATCCCGTGAAGAACCCCTGGCTCGTCACGCTGGGCGGGATTGCGCAGGACGGTTCAGCCGGTCTTGCCACCATGGGCGGTAACTTCGCGAGCCCGAATACGCCGGTGGGCGCGAACTTCGCGTACTCGGTGGGCCAGGCCATTCCCGACGGCACCAACCTGGTGTTGACCATCACGGACGCGCGCGGCCAGCAAGTGCGCCGCATGCAGGTGGACAAGGCGCAGGGCCTGCGTCGCGTGCTCTGGAACATGCGGGCGGACCAGGCAGCAGGCGGCGGGCCGGGCGCGGGCCGCGGCGGCGCACCGGGTGGCGGCGCACCGCCACAGTTTGCCGGTCGCGGCGGTGGGGCAGGCGGCGCACTCGTCGCTGCCGGCACGTATCACGCTCAGCTCGGCAAACAGGTGGGCGACACGGTCACGCCTGTGGGGCCGATGCAGACGTTTCGAGTCCTCGAGATCGAGTAG
- the udk gene encoding uridine kinase, which produces MSRPRLPFVIGVAGGSGSGKTTVVRNIVEALGNTQVSVIEHDRYYRDHPTLRLEERAALNYDHPDSLETDLLVQHVKALRAGHPVEVPVYDFARHARQPDTVTVTPRTAVIVEGILIFTDPALRALMDVKVFVDTDDDTRFIRRLQRDITERGRTVESVIDQYLGTVKPMHLEFAVPSKRYADIIIPLGGHNSVAIDMLLTLIRSLAAN; this is translated from the coding sequence ATGAGCCGGCCGCGACTCCCGTTCGTCATTGGCGTGGCCGGAGGCTCTGGTTCCGGCAAGACCACGGTCGTCCGCAATATTGTGGAAGCCCTGGGCAACACACAGGTCTCGGTCATCGAACACGACCGCTACTACCGCGACCATCCGACGCTGCGCCTCGAAGAACGTGCCGCACTCAACTACGACCATCCGGATTCGCTTGAGACGGACCTGCTCGTACAACACGTCAAGGCCCTGCGCGCCGGCCACCCGGTGGAAGTGCCCGTCTACGACTTCGCGCGGCACGCCAGACAGCCGGACACCGTGACGGTGACGCCGCGCACGGCCGTCATTGTCGAGGGCATTCTCATCTTCACGGATCCCGCGCTCCGCGCACTCATGGACGTGAAAGTGTTTGTGGATACCGACGATGACACGCGGTTCATCCGGCGGTTGCAGCGCGACATCACCGAGCGCGGGCGCACGGTGGAGTCGGTGATCGATCAGTATCTGGGCACGGTCAAGCCCATGCACCTGGAGTTTGCGGTGCCGTCAAAGCGCTACGCCGACATCATCATTCCGCTCGGCGGACACAATAGTGTCGCGATCGACATGCTCCTGACGCTCATTCGGAGCTTGGCGGCAAATTAG
- a CDS encoding PQQ-binding-like beta-propeller repeat protein, translated as MRIRVGTALFVFASVAVFTATQAPPVPPATTAAAEWRHYHRDLAGTRYSPLEAITPANVTSLAVAWRWKSDNFSAPPEYKNESTPLMIGGTLYFTTGSSRWVIAADAATGATRWTWRLDESDRAAAAPRRDAGRGVSYWTNGTEERIFTVTPGFRLVALDARTGRPVSNFGRDGVVDLKSLLGVEVDAKTAAIGNSSPPLVFEDIVVIGPALEVGTRPPSYKNVPGRILAVDARTGALKWRFNTIPQKGEEGYETWEAGSAEYTGNAGAWAPLSLDEKRGYLYLPLEAATGDYYGGHRLGANLFSSTLACLDVRTGRRLWHFQTVHHDIWDWDNPTAPILADVTVDGQPREIVVQLTKQSFAYVLDRVTGKPIWPIDERPVPASDVPGERAAATQPFPSKPKAYDRQGVTENDLIDFTPELRAEALKLIADGKLRMGAFFAPPSLADAPDGTKGTLSLPGNLGGTNWEHGAFDPETGMLYVGSWTNPTVHALIKDTQRSDMNYVGGGGRLPNVRGLPIIKPPHPASPPSTCARANTRGWWPTATRLRPSPTTPRSRDSPFRRPARRHDLYCSRQRHCSSPRTAIAAKPCCARSTKRRAPACGRARCRARPAAPR; from the coding sequence ATGCGCATCCGTGTTGGAACTGCCCTGTTTGTGTTTGCGTCGGTCGCCGTATTCACCGCGACTCAGGCGCCCCCTGTGCCACCTGCGACGACGGCTGCCGCCGAGTGGCGTCACTACCATCGCGACCTGGCTGGAACACGGTACTCGCCGCTCGAAGCCATTACGCCGGCGAACGTGACGAGCCTTGCGGTGGCCTGGCGCTGGAAGTCGGATAACTTCAGCGCGCCGCCCGAATACAAAAACGAGAGCACGCCGCTGATGATTGGCGGCACGCTGTACTTCACCACCGGATCGTCGCGGTGGGTCATTGCCGCAGATGCTGCCACCGGCGCCACCCGGTGGACATGGCGCCTGGATGAGTCCGACCGCGCAGCGGCAGCGCCCAGGCGCGATGCCGGGCGCGGCGTGTCGTACTGGACCAACGGCACGGAGGAGCGCATCTTCACCGTCACCCCTGGCTTTCGCCTGGTCGCGCTCGATGCCCGCACCGGCCGGCCCGTTTCGAATTTCGGCCGTGACGGGGTCGTGGACCTGAAGTCGCTGCTGGGCGTTGAGGTGGACGCAAAGACGGCGGCCATCGGAAATTCGTCGCCGCCGTTAGTGTTCGAGGACATCGTGGTGATCGGGCCTGCGCTCGAAGTGGGCACGCGCCCGCCCTCGTACAAGAACGTCCCGGGCCGCATTCTGGCTGTTGATGCCAGGACCGGGGCCCTGAAGTGGCGCTTCAACACCATTCCGCAGAAAGGTGAAGAGGGCTACGAAACATGGGAGGCCGGTTCCGCTGAATATACGGGCAACGCCGGCGCCTGGGCGCCACTGTCGCTCGACGAGAAGCGCGGCTACCTGTACTTGCCTCTTGAGGCGGCCACCGGCGATTACTACGGCGGCCATCGGCTGGGCGCCAATCTGTTTTCCTCGACGCTTGCCTGCCTCGACGTGCGCACAGGCCGACGCCTGTGGCATTTCCAGACCGTCCATCACGACATTTGGGATTGGGACAATCCAACGGCGCCGATTCTGGCCGACGTGACGGTTGATGGCCAGCCGCGCGAGATCGTGGTCCAGTTGACGAAGCAGTCGTTTGCGTACGTGCTGGACCGCGTCACTGGTAAACCCATCTGGCCGATCGATGAACGGCCGGTGCCTGCCTCTGATGTGCCGGGAGAGCGCGCGGCCGCCACGCAGCCCTTCCCTTCCAAACCCAAAGCCTACGACCGCCAGGGCGTGACCGAGAACGACCTCATCGATTTCACACCGGAGCTGCGGGCCGAGGCGCTGAAGCTCATCGCAGACGGCAAGCTGCGTATGGGCGCCTTCTTTGCACCGCCGTCGCTGGCGGACGCGCCTGACGGCACCAAAGGCACGCTGAGCCTGCCTGGCAACCTTGGCGGCACCAACTGGGAACACGGAGCGTTTGATCCAGAGACCGGCATGCTCTATGTCGGCTCGTGGACCAACCCCACCGTGCACGCGCTCATCAAGGACACGCAGCGGTCAGACATGAACTATGTCGGCGGCGGCGGCCGCCTGCCCAACGTTCGCGGGTTGCCGATCATCAAGCCTCCGCATCCCGCATCACCGCCATCAACCTGCGCACGGGCGAACACGCGTGGATGGTGGCCAACGGCAACACGCCTGCGGCCATCGCCAACAACCCCGCGCTCAAGGGACTCACCATTCCGGCGACCGGCGCGCAGACACGACCTGTACTGCTCGCGACAAAGACACTGCTCTTCACCGCGGACGGCTATCGCGGCGAAGCCATGCTGCGCGCGCTCGACAAAACGACGGGCGCCCGCGTGTGGGAGGGCGCGCTGCCGGGCTCGGCCAGCAGCTCCCCGATGA
- a CDS encoding SDR family oxidoreductase produces MESGLKGKVAMVAGASRGLGLAVARGLAAEGVSVSMASRNTDSITAAAAAITEDMGVPTLAYALDVRSGESIHAWFDATTAKFGGVDLLFVNAGGPPAGTALSFDDGAWQGAFELLVLSAVRMVRLAVPSMKQRGGGAIVVSTSSAVKEPIPNLALSNVVRSSVAALSKTLANELAADGIRVNHLLPGRIDTDRIRELDTLRATATGTSADEVKAGFSKAIPLGRYGTPAEYANAAVFLFSDASRYITGASLQVDGGAVKAAS; encoded by the coding sequence ATGGAATCTGGGCTGAAGGGCAAAGTCGCGATGGTCGCCGGCGCAAGCCGTGGTCTCGGATTGGCCGTGGCGCGCGGGCTGGCCGCCGAAGGCGTGAGCGTCTCGATGGCGTCGCGCAACACCGACTCGATCACCGCGGCCGCGGCTGCGATCACAGAGGACATGGGTGTACCGACACTTGCCTATGCCCTTGATGTGCGGTCTGGCGAGTCGATTCACGCCTGGTTCGATGCGACCACGGCGAAGTTCGGAGGCGTCGATCTCCTCTTTGTGAACGCCGGCGGACCGCCCGCCGGAACGGCGCTCTCGTTTGACGATGGGGCGTGGCAGGGCGCGTTTGAACTGCTGGTGCTCAGCGCCGTTCGCATGGTGCGGCTGGCCGTGCCTTCAATGAAACAGCGCGGCGGCGGCGCCATCGTCGTCTCCACCTCGTCTGCGGTGAAGGAACCGATTCCGAATCTGGCCCTGTCGAACGTCGTGCGTTCCTCGGTGGCGGCGCTGTCGAAGACACTCGCGAACGAACTGGCCGCGGACGGTATTCGCGTGAACCACCTGCTGCCGGGCCGTATCGACACCGACCGCATCCGCGAGCTCGACACCCTTCGGGCAACAGCCACGGGCACCTCGGCCGATGAGGTGAAGGCGGGGTTTTCGAAGGCCATCCCCCTGGGCCGCTACGGCACGCCGGCCGAGTATGCGAACGCCGCGGTATTTCTGTTCTCAGATGCCTCCCGCTACATCACGGGCGCGTCTCTCCAGGTGGACGGCGGCGCGGTCAAGGCGGCATCCTAG
- the crcB gene encoding fluoride efflux transporter CrcB: protein MLVSALAAVAAGGAVGAVLRYLVTGFVHRAMSPAFPYGTLTVNVVGSLVVGFAAGVFAARAETRDHLLQLFLIVGVCGGFTTFSAFSADTYQLVQRGDLASAALNVTLQVTGSLAAVFAGFWLSRQL from the coding sequence ATCCTAGTGTCTGCGCTCGCCGCCGTTGCCGCAGGCGGCGCCGTTGGCGCGGTGTTGAGATACCTGGTCACGGGTTTCGTGCATCGGGCCATGTCGCCCGCGTTCCCGTACGGCACGTTGACAGTGAATGTGGTGGGTAGCCTGGTGGTGGGGTTTGCCGCCGGTGTGTTTGCGGCTCGCGCCGAGACACGTGACCATCTGCTGCAGCTGTTCCTGATCGTCGGAGTGTGCGGCGGGTTCACCACCTTTTCCGCCTTTTCGGCTGATACCTATCAACTGGTTCAGCGCGGAGACCTGGCGTCTGCGGCGCTCAACGTGACGCTTCAGGTGACTGGGTCGCTGGCTGCGGTCTTCGCCGGGTTCTGGCTCTCCCGCCAGCTCTGA
- the sppA gene encoding signal peptide peptidase SppA, which yields MSARRGVAVVLFLIFLAMMASAAGLLILALMFGGGQTTHVVASNSTLFLRVQAPFPEIDSVSVLSPFMAAPPTLRTVLAVIDKAKRDDRIRGMVVIPNTNGALWAQVQEVRDAMAAFRASGKSLVVFMEYGGAADYYLASAAERVLMMPAGSLDVSGLATYEVFLRGAFDKLGVYPDLLHMGEFKSASNTFTERGFTPAHREMTRSLNRDAYDQLVSAIAAGRKRSVEDVRRALDQGPFLPEEAKAAGLIDDLAYDDQIDDAPPVQGTRRLEGDDYTRGFIASTGSGPRVALLYGVGTIASGRSSFDGPTGAVLGSDTFVEWIRKVRADSSIKAIVIRIDSPGGSAIASEVIWRELMLARQVKPIIVSMGDVAASGGYYMAVPATAIVAQPGTITGSIGVVTGKYVLKGAFDKLGIGTDSVSDGKFAEIYSPFRAFTPEERAKVEAQMQATYELFVSRVAEGRRSSADKIDAIAKGRVWTGQQAHELGLVDELGGLDRAIALAKEHAKLDAAKPVTLVIYPQKPSFADLFSNPLGLSLGASLGLATHRPEARLVDAVADRLQLFRRGETLALMPNLFFTQGR from the coding sequence TTGAGTGCTCGCCGCGGTGTTGCTGTCGTCCTGTTCCTGATCTTTCTCGCCATGATGGCTTCGGCCGCGGGCCTGCTGATTCTGGCGCTCATGTTTGGCGGCGGGCAGACCACGCACGTGGTGGCGTCCAATTCCACCTTGTTTCTGCGCGTGCAGGCCCCATTCCCGGAAATCGACTCCGTCAGCGTCCTGTCGCCGTTTATGGCGGCGCCGCCGACGCTGCGGACCGTCCTGGCCGTCATCGACAAGGCCAAACGCGACGACCGCATTCGCGGCATGGTCGTCATCCCGAACACCAACGGTGCACTCTGGGCACAGGTGCAGGAAGTGCGCGACGCCATGGCGGCGTTCCGGGCCTCGGGCAAGTCGCTCGTCGTGTTCATGGAATACGGGGGAGCCGCCGACTACTATCTGGCATCGGCCGCCGAGCGCGTGCTGATGATGCCGGCCGGTTCCCTTGATGTCTCCGGGCTGGCCACCTACGAAGTGTTCCTGCGTGGCGCGTTCGACAAACTCGGGGTCTATCCCGACTTGCTCCACATGGGGGAGTTCAAGTCGGCCTCGAACACGTTCACCGAACGCGGCTTTACGCCCGCCCATCGCGAGATGACGCGGTCGCTGAATCGTGATGCCTACGACCAGCTGGTCAGCGCCATTGCGGCTGGACGCAAACGGAGCGTCGAGGACGTCCGGCGCGCACTCGACCAGGGCCCGTTCCTGCCCGAAGAGGCGAAGGCCGCCGGCCTGATTGATGATCTGGCCTACGACGACCAGATAGATGATGCCCCGCCCGTGCAGGGGACACGGCGGCTCGAAGGCGACGACTACACACGCGGCTTCATTGCGAGCACCGGATCGGGGCCACGGGTCGCCCTGCTGTACGGCGTCGGCACCATTGCCAGCGGCCGGAGCAGCTTCGACGGACCGACCGGCGCGGTGCTGGGTTCCGATACGTTCGTGGAGTGGATTCGCAAAGTACGGGCCGACAGCTCGATCAAGGCCATCGTGATTCGCATCGACAGCCCGGGCGGTTCGGCCATCGCGTCGGAAGTGATCTGGCGCGAACTCATGCTGGCCCGCCAGGTGAAACCCATCATCGTCTCCATGGGAGATGTTGCCGCGTCGGGTGGTTACTACATGGCCGTGCCCGCCACCGCCATCGTGGCGCAGCCGGGCACGATCACGGGGTCGATTGGCGTGGTGACCGGCAAGTACGTGCTCAAGGGGGCGTTCGACAAACTCGGGATCGGCACCGACAGCGTGAGCGACGGCAAGTTCGCCGAGATCTACTCTCCCTTCCGCGCGTTCACACCAGAGGAGCGCGCGAAGGTGGAAGCGCAGATGCAGGCCACGTACGAGCTGTTTGTCTCGCGTGTCGCAGAGGGGCGCCGGTCGTCGGCCGACAAGATCGACGCCATCGCCAAAGGGCGCGTCTGGACGGGGCAGCAGGCCCACGAACTTGGTCTCGTTGATGAGTTGGGTGGGCTCGACCGCGCCATCGCGTTGGCCAAGGAGCACGCAAAGCTCGACGCCGCCAAGCCGGTGACGCTGGTCATCTATCCGCAGAAGCCCTCCTTCGCGGACCTGTTCTCGAACCCCCTTGGCCTCAGCCTGGGCGCCTCGCTGGGACTTGCGACCCACCGACCGGAGGCACGCCTGGTGGACGCGGTCGCCGACCGGTTGCAGTTGTTCCGTCGGGGCGAGACACTTGCGCTGATGCCGAATCTGTTTTTCACTCAGGGACGGTGA
- a CDS encoding sigma-70 family RNA polymerase sigma factor — protein MEGFPLTHLTVLERIRAADPTTRLGAFGDLAEGYWRPSYHYLRRQWRLSPEEAEDIVQGFFAVAFEKGYLERFDPAKARFRTFLRTCLDRYLQNQRKASTAVKRGGAVEIRSLDFPGAERELALVSSDVQDPDRFFRDETIRALFARTVADMREAYTREGKSRIFEGFERHDLADRDDGQARTYASVAAAMGVPVTTLTNDLHAARRRFRELALVHLRNLVGSDEEFRAEARELFGVEV, from the coding sequence GTGGAGGGGTTTCCGCTGACGCACCTCACGGTGCTCGAGCGTATCCGCGCCGCTGACCCCACGACCCGCCTTGGGGCGTTCGGCGACCTTGCCGAAGGCTACTGGCGGCCCAGCTACCACTACCTCAGGCGCCAGTGGCGCCTGTCACCGGAGGAGGCTGAGGACATCGTCCAGGGGTTTTTTGCCGTGGCCTTCGAAAAGGGCTACCTCGAAAGATTCGATCCGGCGAAAGCGCGGTTCCGGACGTTCCTGCGCACCTGCCTCGACCGCTATCTGCAGAACCAGCGCAAGGCCAGCACGGCAGTCAAACGCGGCGGCGCGGTGGAAATCCGCTCCCTGGATTTTCCAGGCGCCGAGCGCGAATTGGCGCTCGTTTCCAGCGACGTGCAGGACCCCGACCGGTTCTTTCGCGACGAAACCATCCGCGCGCTGTTTGCGCGGACGGTCGCGGACATGCGCGAGGCCTACACGCGGGAAGGGAAGTCGCGGATCTTCGAAGGCTTCGAACGTCACGATCTGGCGGATCGAGATGATGGCCAGGCGCGGACGTATGCGTCGGTGGCGGCCGCCATGGGTGTGCCCGTCACGACGCTGACCAATGACCTTCACGCCGCCCGACGGAGATTCCGGGAGCTGGCCCTGGTCCACCTTCGAAACCTCGTCGGAAGCGACGAGGAGTTCCGCGCCGAAGCGCGCGAGTTATTCGGCGTCGAGGTGTAA
- a CDS encoding serine/threonine protein kinase, with amino-acid sequence MFLSNAIVGHLRDVATWPDLGDGRYTNVRPLGSGGMGRVFAALDEPLGREVAIKISHAPVLGSDLDARLRQEARVLAQLEHPGIVPVHDLGLLGDGRVFYVMKLVRGETLVQRQAPATESAALSVFERVADAVAFAHARDVIHLDLKPSNIMVGAFGEVLVMDWGVAKVLAPQFPSSASSASSASSAQFRQFPGSPGRRNARVHGA; translated from the coding sequence GTGTTCCTGTCCAACGCCATCGTCGGGCACCTGCGTGACGTGGCTACGTGGCCGGATCTGGGCGACGGGCGATACACCAACGTCCGTCCCCTTGGTTCGGGCGGCATGGGACGCGTGTTTGCCGCGCTCGACGAACCCCTGGGACGCGAGGTGGCGATCAAGATCTCGCATGCTCCTGTGCTGGGAAGCGACCTCGATGCACGCCTGCGCCAGGAGGCTCGTGTGCTGGCGCAACTCGAGCATCCGGGTATTGTGCCGGTGCACGACCTTGGGCTGCTCGGCGACGGACGCGTGTTTTATGTGATGAAACTGGTGCGGGGCGAGACGCTCGTCCAGCGGCAGGCGCCGGCCACCGAGAGCGCGGCGCTGTCGGTGTTCGAGCGAGTGGCGGACGCCGTGGCGTTTGCTCACGCCCGCGACGTTATCCACCTGGATCTCAAACCATCGAACATCATGGTGGGCGCGTTCGGCGAAGTGCTGGTGATGGACTGGGGCGTAGCGAAAGTGCTGGCTCCTCAATTCCCCAGTTCCGCCAGTTCCGCCAGTTCCGCCAGTTCCGCCCAGTTCCGCCAGTTCCCCGGTTCCCCAGGTCGTCGGAACGCCCGGGTTCATGGCGCCTGA